In Asterias amurensis chromosome 4, ASM3211899v1, one genomic interval encodes:
- the LOC139935702 gene encoding phosphoribosylformylglycinamidine synthase-like isoform X2: MVVLHFYSSPGLQAGAADVCLTKIRSLLSDADKVELKTELCYNVEVPDKDPLSKKDLQTLYWILETPFESTGLATSSSLKTDRTQEGALIIETGPRLNFSTAWSTNAVSMCQSAGLTQITRVERSLRYFIMASMADGSGVKISPETEREITGCLHDRMTECRYAEPLESFSIEVRPEPVYDVKVMEEGRSALEKANKELGLAFDDWDLEFYTELFQKKAKRNPTSVECFDLAQSNSEHSRHWFFKGRMVIDKEEHPLSLFKMVMDTQEASNPNNVIKFSDNSSAIKGYKVQTVVPETPGVGASSFNKREAERHIIFTAETHNFPTGVAPFSGATTGTGGRIRDVQAAGRGAHVVAGTAGYCFGNLHIPEYDLPWEEKSFEYPSNMASALQVAVQASNGASDYGNKFGEPVLTGFARSFGMVVGDADRREWVKPIMFSGGMGSLESGHVTKQTPETGMKVVKLGGPVYRIGVGGGAASSIQVQGDNTEELDFGAVQRGDAEMEQKMNRVIRACIEMGTKNPISSIHDQGAGGNGNVLKEISEPAGALIRAKEFQLGDPTINTMELWGAEYQESNAILIPGKAEGILSDICQREKCPVSFVGDITGDGKIRLEQEEAECVENDALNGESASKKKRSCSYPVDLDLEWVLGSMPRKIFNMDRVKPNLKPLSLPTNLTVKDAINRVLRLPSVASKRYLTNKVDRSVTGLVAQQQCVGPLHTPLADVAVTALTHFDTVGSATSIGEQPIKGLIDAASGARMSVAEALTNLVYARVSSLKDVKCSGNWMWPAKLPGEGAALFDACAAMCDAMKELGIAIDGGKDSLSMAARVGTETVKAPGALVISAYVGCPDINATVTPDLNCPNGCGSILFVDLSCGQRRLGGSALAQCYKQLGDTVPDMDNPGMLAQAFNIMQELITEGLLTSGHDVSDGGLITCLLEMTFAGNCGMEVNIENNNKASDLEVLFAEELGLALEVSTEHAQMVCQRFTGKGVPCSVIGQSCGQGPDSMVRLSVNGTNVLTEKMTFLRDIWEETSFRLENYQTNPECVAEEREGLSKRIAPPYKLTFDPNQHKIDEEIAKPGFVKPKVAVIREEGSNGDREMVASLMSAGFEVWDVNMQDLASGRATLDQFRGVVFVGGFSYADVCGSAKGWAAAILFNPTVRAQFDAFRARSDTFSLGVCNGCQLMGLLGWVAPDHGQEKTSGDSASSKQGVFLTHNKSEKFESRFVSVQIDQSPSVLLQGMEGSTLGIWVAHGEGYMKFASDTILNEVTQNHLAPIRYVDDQGHPTTQYPLNPNGSPLGVAALCSPDGRHLALMPHPERCTFTWQWAWMPPAWKQDLKASPWMRMFKNACAWCCQKV, from the exons ATGGTTGTACTGCACTTTTACAGCAGCCCAGGTTTGCAGGCTGGGGCTGCTGATGTATGTCTGACTAAAATCAGATCCTTACTCAGCGATGCTGACAAGGTGGAGTTGAAGACAGAGTTGTGCTACAATGTTGAGGTCCCGGACAAAG ATCCTCTGAGCAAGAAGGATCTTCAGACCTTGTACTGGATCCTAGAGACACCCTTTGAGAGCACCGGCCTGGCAACAAGCTCCTCCCTGAAGACCGACCGAACCCAAGAGGGCGCCCTCATCATTGAAACAGGGCCAAG ACTGAACTTTTCCACTGCGTGGTCAACCAACGCTGTCTCGATGTGCCAGTCTGCTGGTCTGACTCAAATCACTCGCGTAGAGCGCTCGCTGCGATACTTCATCATGGCATCGATGGCGGACGGGTCTGGCGTGAAGATCTCACCTGAAACGGAAAGAGAAATCACTGGGTGTCTACACGACAGAATGACAGAGTGCCGATATGCTGAACCACTGGAAAGCTTCTCAATAGAG GTGCGTCCAGAACCGGTATATGACGTCAAAGTAATGGAGGAAGGGAGAAGCGCTCTAGAAAAAGCAAACAAGGAATTAG ggCTGGCTTTTGATGACTGGGATTTAGAATTCTACACCGAACTATTCCAGAAGAAAGCAAAGCGTAACCCAACTAGCGTAGAGTGCTTTGATCTAGCACAGTCCAACAG TGAGCACAGCAGACACTGGTTCTTCAAGGGGCGGATGGTGATTGACAAAGAAGAGCATCCCTTATCTCTCTTTAAGATGGTCATGGACACTCAAGAAGCCAGCAATCCAAATAACGTCATCAAATTCTCTGACAACAGCAG TGCAATTAAGGGATACAAGGTTCAGACTGTGGTCCCAGAGACCCCAGGTGTGGGTGCCTCATCATTCAACAAACGGGAAGCTGAACGACACATCATCTTCACTGCCGAGACGCACAACTTCCCCACGGGTGTGGCTCCATTTAGTGGTGCAACCACAGGGACCGGAGGGCGTATACGTGATGTACAAGCTGCAGGCAGGGGTGCTCATGTTGTTGCTGGGACGGCAGGATACTGCTTTGGGAACTTACATATTCCAG AGTATGATCTACCTTGGGAAGAAAAGTCATTCGAGTACCCATCCAACATGGCGTCCGCTCTACAGGTGGCCGTCCAGGCAAGCAACGGGGCGTCGGACTACGGGAACAAGTTTGGAGAGCCGGTGCTGACCGGTTTTGCACGGTCATTCGGCATGGTAGTCGGTGATGCAGACAGACGAGAATGGGTTAAGCCAATCATGTTCAGCGGTGGTATGGGGTCGTTGGAGAGTGGTCATGTGACTAAACAAACCCCAGAGACAG GAATGAAAGTGGTAAAGCTCGGGGGCCCCGTGTACCGCATTGGTGTGGGTGGCGGCGCGGCCTCTTCCATTCAGGTCCAGGGGGACAATACTGAGGAGCTTGACTTTGGAGCCGTTCAGCGAGGGGATGCTGAGATGGAACAGAAGATGAATAGGGTGATTCGTGCTTGCATAGAGATGGGCACCAAGAATCCGATAAGCAGTATCCATGACCAGGGTGCTGGTGGGAATG GCAATGTGTTAAAGGAGATATCTGAGCCAGCCGGTGCCCTGATCCGTGCCAAAGAGTTCCAATTGGGAGATCCAACCATCAATACAATGGAGCTATGGGGCGCCGAGTACCAGGAGAGCAACGCCATTCTCATTCCGGGGAAGGCAGAAGGCATTTTGAGTGATATCTGCCAGAGGGAGAAATGCCCAGTTTCATTTGTGGGAGACATTACTGGGGATGGTAAA ATACGACTGGAGCAGGAAGAGGCAGAGTGTGTGGAAAATGACGCCCTCAACGGGGAGTCAGCTAGTAAGAAGAAGAGGTCGTGCTCATACCCTGTTGACCTTGACCTCGAGTGGGTCTTGGGGTCAATGCCCAGGAAG ATATTCAACATGGACCGAGTCAAGCCCAATCTCAAGCCACTTAGCCTGCCGACTAATCTCACGGTCAAAGATGCTATTAATCGTGTTCTACGTCTGCCTTCTGTCGCCAGCAAACGATACCTCACAAACAAG GTTGATCGGTCAGTGACCGGTCTGGTAGCCCAGCAGCAGTGCGTTGGTCCACTCCATACCCCACTAGCTGATGTGGCAGTCACGGCACTGACTCATTTTGATACTGTCGGCTCGGCTACCTCCATTGGTGAGCAACCAATCAAGGGATTGATAGATGCAGCTAGTGGTGCTAGGATGTCCGTTGCTGAAGCTCTGACCAACCTCGTCTATGCTAGAGTATCCTCACTCAAG GATGTGAAATGTAGTGGCAACTGGATGTGGCCTGCCAAGCTGCCAGGCGAGGGCGCTGCATTGTTTGACGCATGTGCAGCCATGTGCGATGCGATGAAGGAGCTGGGGATAGCGATCGATGGAGGGAAGGATTCTCTGAGCATGGCTGCTCGCGTTGGCACAGAGACTGTCAAAGCTCCTG GTGCTCTAGTGATCTCAGCGTATGTTGGTTGCCCAGACATTAACGCCACCGTCACCCCTGATTTGAATTGTCCCAACGGCTGTG GGAGCATCTTATTTGTTGACCTTAGCTGTGGTCAGAGACGACTAGGAGGTTCCGCCCTGGCCCAGTGCTACAAGCAGCTTGGTGACACGGTGCCCGATATGGATAACCCTGGTATGCTGGCTCAAGCATTCAACATCATGCAGGAACTAATAACTG AGGGGCTGTTGACCAGCGGTCATGACGTCAGCGATGGTGGACTTATCACTTGCCTATTGGAGATGACCTTTGCAGGGAATTGTGGAATGGAGGTCAAtattgaaaacaacaacaaag CCTCAGATTTGGAGGTTCTGTTTGCGGAGGAGTTGGGGTTAGCTTTGGAGGTGTCGACTGAGCATGCCCAGATGGTCTGCCAGAGGTTTACCGGGAAGGGAGTGCCGTGCTCCGTGATTGGTCAATCTTGTGGACAGGGTCCAGACTCCATG GTCCGTCTCTCGGTGAACGGCACCAATGTCTTGACAGAGAAGATGACCTTCTTGAGAGACATCTGGGAGGAGACGAGTTTCCGTTTGGAGAATTACCAAACCAACCCAGAGTGTGTGGCTGAAGAGAGAGAAGGACTGTCTAAACGCATAGCTCCTCCCTACAAGCTGACCTTCGACCCCAACCAGCACAAAATCGATGAAG AAATAGCCAAGCCAGGCTTCGTCAAACCTAAAGTCGCTGTGATTCGCGAGGAGGGTAGTAATGGTGATCGTGAGATGGTCGCCTCGTTGATGAGCGCTGGCTTTGAGGTCTGGGATGTCAACATGCAGGACCTTGCCTCGGGGAGAGCCACCCTGGATCAGTTTCGAGGAGTGGTGTTTGTCGGTGGATTCAGCTATGCTGACGTCTGTGGTTCCGCcaaag GCTGGGCTGCGGCTATCCTGTTCAACCCTACGGTGCGAGCCCAGTTTGATGCCTTCAGGGCGCGTAGTGACACCTTCTCCTTGGGCGTCTGTAACGGGTGCCAGCTGATGGGTTTACTTGGCTGGGTGGCCCCGGACCATGGACAAGAAAAGACCAGTGGAG ATTCAGCCTCCTCCAAGCAGGGTGTTTTCCTCACACACAACAAATCAGAGAAGTTTGAATCGCGGTTTGTCAGTGTCCAGATTGACCAGAGTCCTTCCGTTCTGCTTCAGGGTATGGAGGGGTCTACACTAGGCATATGGGTTGCTCATGGTGAAG GGTACATGAAATTTGCCTCGGACACCATCCTGAACGAAGTCACCCAGAACCATCTAGCCCCCATACGCTACGTTGACGACCAAGGGCACCCGACCACCCAGTACCCACTGAACCCAAATGGGTCCCCACTGGGCGTAGCCGCCCTCTGTTCTCCAGATGGGCGACACCTAGCCCTCATGCCCCACCCAGAAAGGTGCACCTTCACGTGGCAGTGGGCGTGGATGCCGCCCGCGTGGAAACAAGACTTGAAGGCGTCACCGTGGATGCGCATGTTCAAGAATGCCTGTGCCTGGTGCTGTCAAAAGGTATAG
- the LOC139935702 gene encoding phosphoribosylformylglycinamidine synthase-like isoform X1, whose amino-acid sequence MEGASMVAQWIDMLVAVDTYLKWMVVLHFYSSPGLQAGAADVCLTKIRSLLSDADKVELKTELCYNVEVPDKDPLSKKDLQTLYWILETPFESTGLATSSSLKTDRTQEGALIIETGPRLNFSTAWSTNAVSMCQSAGLTQITRVERSLRYFIMASMADGSGVKISPETEREITGCLHDRMTECRYAEPLESFSIEVRPEPVYDVKVMEEGRSALEKANKELGLAFDDWDLEFYTELFQKKAKRNPTSVECFDLAQSNSEHSRHWFFKGRMVIDKEEHPLSLFKMVMDTQEASNPNNVIKFSDNSSAIKGYKVQTVVPETPGVGASSFNKREAERHIIFTAETHNFPTGVAPFSGATTGTGGRIRDVQAAGRGAHVVAGTAGYCFGNLHIPEYDLPWEEKSFEYPSNMASALQVAVQASNGASDYGNKFGEPVLTGFARSFGMVVGDADRREWVKPIMFSGGMGSLESGHVTKQTPETGMKVVKLGGPVYRIGVGGGAASSIQVQGDNTEELDFGAVQRGDAEMEQKMNRVIRACIEMGTKNPISSIHDQGAGGNGNVLKEISEPAGALIRAKEFQLGDPTINTMELWGAEYQESNAILIPGKAEGILSDICQREKCPVSFVGDITGDGKIRLEQEEAECVENDALNGESASKKKRSCSYPVDLDLEWVLGSMPRKIFNMDRVKPNLKPLSLPTNLTVKDAINRVLRLPSVASKRYLTNKVDRSVTGLVAQQQCVGPLHTPLADVAVTALTHFDTVGSATSIGEQPIKGLIDAASGARMSVAEALTNLVYARVSSLKDVKCSGNWMWPAKLPGEGAALFDACAAMCDAMKELGIAIDGGKDSLSMAARVGTETVKAPGALVISAYVGCPDINATVTPDLNCPNGCGSILFVDLSCGQRRLGGSALAQCYKQLGDTVPDMDNPGMLAQAFNIMQELITEGLLTSGHDVSDGGLITCLLEMTFAGNCGMEVNIENNNKASDLEVLFAEELGLALEVSTEHAQMVCQRFTGKGVPCSVIGQSCGQGPDSMVRLSVNGTNVLTEKMTFLRDIWEETSFRLENYQTNPECVAEEREGLSKRIAPPYKLTFDPNQHKIDEEIAKPGFVKPKVAVIREEGSNGDREMVASLMSAGFEVWDVNMQDLASGRATLDQFRGVVFVGGFSYADVCGSAKGWAAAILFNPTVRAQFDAFRARSDTFSLGVCNGCQLMGLLGWVAPDHGQEKTSGDSASSKQGVFLTHNKSEKFESRFVSVQIDQSPSVLLQGMEGSTLGIWVAHGEGYMKFASDTILNEVTQNHLAPIRYVDDQGHPTTQYPLNPNGSPLGVAALCSPDGRHLALMPHPERCTFTWQWAWMPPAWKQDLKASPWMRMFKNACAWCCQKV is encoded by the exons GATGGTTGTACTGCACTTTTACAGCAGCCCAGGTTTGCAGGCTGGGGCTGCTGATGTATGTCTGACTAAAATCAGATCCTTACTCAGCGATGCTGACAAGGTGGAGTTGAAGACAGAGTTGTGCTACAATGTTGAGGTCCCGGACAAAG ATCCTCTGAGCAAGAAGGATCTTCAGACCTTGTACTGGATCCTAGAGACACCCTTTGAGAGCACCGGCCTGGCAACAAGCTCCTCCCTGAAGACCGACCGAACCCAAGAGGGCGCCCTCATCATTGAAACAGGGCCAAG ACTGAACTTTTCCACTGCGTGGTCAACCAACGCTGTCTCGATGTGCCAGTCTGCTGGTCTGACTCAAATCACTCGCGTAGAGCGCTCGCTGCGATACTTCATCATGGCATCGATGGCGGACGGGTCTGGCGTGAAGATCTCACCTGAAACGGAAAGAGAAATCACTGGGTGTCTACACGACAGAATGACAGAGTGCCGATATGCTGAACCACTGGAAAGCTTCTCAATAGAG GTGCGTCCAGAACCGGTATATGACGTCAAAGTAATGGAGGAAGGGAGAAGCGCTCTAGAAAAAGCAAACAAGGAATTAG ggCTGGCTTTTGATGACTGGGATTTAGAATTCTACACCGAACTATTCCAGAAGAAAGCAAAGCGTAACCCAACTAGCGTAGAGTGCTTTGATCTAGCACAGTCCAACAG TGAGCACAGCAGACACTGGTTCTTCAAGGGGCGGATGGTGATTGACAAAGAAGAGCATCCCTTATCTCTCTTTAAGATGGTCATGGACACTCAAGAAGCCAGCAATCCAAATAACGTCATCAAATTCTCTGACAACAGCAG TGCAATTAAGGGATACAAGGTTCAGACTGTGGTCCCAGAGACCCCAGGTGTGGGTGCCTCATCATTCAACAAACGGGAAGCTGAACGACACATCATCTTCACTGCCGAGACGCACAACTTCCCCACGGGTGTGGCTCCATTTAGTGGTGCAACCACAGGGACCGGAGGGCGTATACGTGATGTACAAGCTGCAGGCAGGGGTGCTCATGTTGTTGCTGGGACGGCAGGATACTGCTTTGGGAACTTACATATTCCAG AGTATGATCTACCTTGGGAAGAAAAGTCATTCGAGTACCCATCCAACATGGCGTCCGCTCTACAGGTGGCCGTCCAGGCAAGCAACGGGGCGTCGGACTACGGGAACAAGTTTGGAGAGCCGGTGCTGACCGGTTTTGCACGGTCATTCGGCATGGTAGTCGGTGATGCAGACAGACGAGAATGGGTTAAGCCAATCATGTTCAGCGGTGGTATGGGGTCGTTGGAGAGTGGTCATGTGACTAAACAAACCCCAGAGACAG GAATGAAAGTGGTAAAGCTCGGGGGCCCCGTGTACCGCATTGGTGTGGGTGGCGGCGCGGCCTCTTCCATTCAGGTCCAGGGGGACAATACTGAGGAGCTTGACTTTGGAGCCGTTCAGCGAGGGGATGCTGAGATGGAACAGAAGATGAATAGGGTGATTCGTGCTTGCATAGAGATGGGCACCAAGAATCCGATAAGCAGTATCCATGACCAGGGTGCTGGTGGGAATG GCAATGTGTTAAAGGAGATATCTGAGCCAGCCGGTGCCCTGATCCGTGCCAAAGAGTTCCAATTGGGAGATCCAACCATCAATACAATGGAGCTATGGGGCGCCGAGTACCAGGAGAGCAACGCCATTCTCATTCCGGGGAAGGCAGAAGGCATTTTGAGTGATATCTGCCAGAGGGAGAAATGCCCAGTTTCATTTGTGGGAGACATTACTGGGGATGGTAAA ATACGACTGGAGCAGGAAGAGGCAGAGTGTGTGGAAAATGACGCCCTCAACGGGGAGTCAGCTAGTAAGAAGAAGAGGTCGTGCTCATACCCTGTTGACCTTGACCTCGAGTGGGTCTTGGGGTCAATGCCCAGGAAG ATATTCAACATGGACCGAGTCAAGCCCAATCTCAAGCCACTTAGCCTGCCGACTAATCTCACGGTCAAAGATGCTATTAATCGTGTTCTACGTCTGCCTTCTGTCGCCAGCAAACGATACCTCACAAACAAG GTTGATCGGTCAGTGACCGGTCTGGTAGCCCAGCAGCAGTGCGTTGGTCCACTCCATACCCCACTAGCTGATGTGGCAGTCACGGCACTGACTCATTTTGATACTGTCGGCTCGGCTACCTCCATTGGTGAGCAACCAATCAAGGGATTGATAGATGCAGCTAGTGGTGCTAGGATGTCCGTTGCTGAAGCTCTGACCAACCTCGTCTATGCTAGAGTATCCTCACTCAAG GATGTGAAATGTAGTGGCAACTGGATGTGGCCTGCCAAGCTGCCAGGCGAGGGCGCTGCATTGTTTGACGCATGTGCAGCCATGTGCGATGCGATGAAGGAGCTGGGGATAGCGATCGATGGAGGGAAGGATTCTCTGAGCATGGCTGCTCGCGTTGGCACAGAGACTGTCAAAGCTCCTG GTGCTCTAGTGATCTCAGCGTATGTTGGTTGCCCAGACATTAACGCCACCGTCACCCCTGATTTGAATTGTCCCAACGGCTGTG GGAGCATCTTATTTGTTGACCTTAGCTGTGGTCAGAGACGACTAGGAGGTTCCGCCCTGGCCCAGTGCTACAAGCAGCTTGGTGACACGGTGCCCGATATGGATAACCCTGGTATGCTGGCTCAAGCATTCAACATCATGCAGGAACTAATAACTG AGGGGCTGTTGACCAGCGGTCATGACGTCAGCGATGGTGGACTTATCACTTGCCTATTGGAGATGACCTTTGCAGGGAATTGTGGAATGGAGGTCAAtattgaaaacaacaacaaag CCTCAGATTTGGAGGTTCTGTTTGCGGAGGAGTTGGGGTTAGCTTTGGAGGTGTCGACTGAGCATGCCCAGATGGTCTGCCAGAGGTTTACCGGGAAGGGAGTGCCGTGCTCCGTGATTGGTCAATCTTGTGGACAGGGTCCAGACTCCATG GTCCGTCTCTCGGTGAACGGCACCAATGTCTTGACAGAGAAGATGACCTTCTTGAGAGACATCTGGGAGGAGACGAGTTTCCGTTTGGAGAATTACCAAACCAACCCAGAGTGTGTGGCTGAAGAGAGAGAAGGACTGTCTAAACGCATAGCTCCTCCCTACAAGCTGACCTTCGACCCCAACCAGCACAAAATCGATGAAG AAATAGCCAAGCCAGGCTTCGTCAAACCTAAAGTCGCTGTGATTCGCGAGGAGGGTAGTAATGGTGATCGTGAGATGGTCGCCTCGTTGATGAGCGCTGGCTTTGAGGTCTGGGATGTCAACATGCAGGACCTTGCCTCGGGGAGAGCCACCCTGGATCAGTTTCGAGGAGTGGTGTTTGTCGGTGGATTCAGCTATGCTGACGTCTGTGGTTCCGCcaaag GCTGGGCTGCGGCTATCCTGTTCAACCCTACGGTGCGAGCCCAGTTTGATGCCTTCAGGGCGCGTAGTGACACCTTCTCCTTGGGCGTCTGTAACGGGTGCCAGCTGATGGGTTTACTTGGCTGGGTGGCCCCGGACCATGGACAAGAAAAGACCAGTGGAG ATTCAGCCTCCTCCAAGCAGGGTGTTTTCCTCACACACAACAAATCAGAGAAGTTTGAATCGCGGTTTGTCAGTGTCCAGATTGACCAGAGTCCTTCCGTTCTGCTTCAGGGTATGGAGGGGTCTACACTAGGCATATGGGTTGCTCATGGTGAAG GGTACATGAAATTTGCCTCGGACACCATCCTGAACGAAGTCACCCAGAACCATCTAGCCCCCATACGCTACGTTGACGACCAAGGGCACCCGACCACCCAGTACCCACTGAACCCAAATGGGTCCCCACTGGGCGTAGCCGCCCTCTGTTCTCCAGATGGGCGACACCTAGCCCTCATGCCCCACCCAGAAAGGTGCACCTTCACGTGGCAGTGGGCGTGGATGCCGCCCGCGTGGAAACAAGACTTGAAGGCGTCACCGTGGATGCGCATGTTCAAGAATGCCTGTGCCTGGTGCTGTCAAAAGGTATAG